From a single Pleurodeles waltl isolate 20211129_DDA chromosome 8, aPleWal1.hap1.20221129, whole genome shotgun sequence genomic region:
- the LOC138249161 gene encoding late histone H2A.L3-like, with amino-acid sequence MSGRGKKVVKQKAGHKTRSSRAGLQFPVGRIHRFLKKGNYAERVGSGAPVYLAAVLEYLTAEVLELAGNAARDNKKSRIVPRHLQLAVRNDEELNKLFSGVTIAEGGVLPNIQAQLLPKKTVKGSSAEAKDVQSQEF; translated from the coding sequence ATGTCTGGACGTGGCAAGAAAGTTGTGAAGCAGAAGGCTGGCCACAAGACTAGATCCTCCAGGGCTGGTCTGCAGTTTCCAGTTGGCCGCATCCACAGGTTTCTGAAGAAAGGTAACTACGCAGAGCGGGTTGGCTCTGGTGCTCCTGTTTACCTGGCTGCTGTTCTGGAGTACCTCACAGCAGAAGTGCTGGAGCTGGCAGGAAATGCTGCCCGGGACAACAAGAAGTCCCGAATTGTGCCACGACATCTGCAGCTGGCAGTCAGGAATGATGAGGAATTGAACAAACTGTTTTCTGGTGTGACCATTGCTGAAGGCGGTGTGCTGCCGAACATTCAGGCCCAGCTTCTACCTAAGAAAACGGTCAAGGGATCTTCAGCAGAAGCAAAAGATGTCCAGTCTCAGGAGTTTTAG
- the LOC138249160 gene encoding late histone H2A.L3-like: protein MSGRGKKVVKQKAGHKTRSSRAGLQFPVGRIHRFLKKGNYAERVGSGAPVYLAAVLEYLTAEVLELAGNAARDNKKSRIVPRHLQLAVRNDEELNKLFSGVTIAEGGVLPNIQAQLLPKKTVKGSSAEPKDVQSQEF, encoded by the coding sequence ATGTCTGGACGTGGCAAGAAAGTTGTGAAGCAGAAGGCTGGCCACAAGACTAGATCCTCCAGGGCTGGTCTGCAATTTCCAGTTGGCCGCATCCACAGGTTTCTGAAGAAAGGTAACTATGCAGAGCGGGTTGGCTCTGGTGCTCCTGTTTACCTGGCTGCTGTTCTGGAGTACCTCACAGCAGAAGTGCTGGAGCTGGCAGGAAATGCTGCCCGGGACAACAAGAAGTCCCGAATTGTGCCACGACATCTGCAGCTGGCAGTCAGGAATGACGAGGAATTGAACAAACTGTTTTCTGGTGTGACCATTGCTGAAGGCGGTGTGCTGCCGAACATTCAGGCCCAGCTTCTACCTAAGAAAACTGTGAAGGGATCTTCAGCAGAACCAAAAGATGTCCAGTCTCAGGAGTTTTAG